From Streptomyces sp. NBC_00237, a single genomic window includes:
- a CDS encoding helix-turn-helix transcriptional regulator, with the protein MNRKELNPDSSPQAAFGAHLRSMRETHGWTQEELAKLMEYSSAHVSSVETGRKLSTLRFARTADRVFGTAGAQESFERKWREIRQGSLLEGFPEYVGYEGRAVELRVFDIGIVPGLLQTPEYAQVLADSAVRRGAITPEQATERVSVLTERQQELQRSRPPMVFVVLDESCVRRTVGGRDVMSAQLDHLVQFAARPTTMLQVAPFDMGERRSLNLPVHLLTMADRSVIAYTESQAQGSLDREATSVHPLLTTYHQLQAEALSQAATVAMIEEARKGIQ; encoded by the coding sequence TTGAACCGCAAGGAGCTAAATCCGGACAGTTCACCCCAAGCCGCCTTCGGGGCCCATCTGCGCAGCATGAGGGAGACGCACGGTTGGACCCAGGAGGAGCTGGCGAAACTGATGGAGTACTCCAGCGCGCACGTCTCGTCCGTTGAAACCGGGCGGAAGCTTTCAACTCTGCGCTTTGCGCGCACTGCTGACCGGGTCTTCGGAACGGCGGGGGCGCAGGAATCCTTCGAGCGCAAGTGGCGCGAGATCCGGCAGGGCAGTCTGCTGGAGGGCTTCCCGGAGTACGTGGGGTACGAAGGCCGTGCGGTGGAACTCCGGGTGTTCGACATCGGCATCGTTCCCGGTCTGCTGCAAACGCCCGAATACGCCCAGGTCTTGGCGGACAGTGCGGTGCGACGAGGGGCGATCACCCCGGAGCAGGCCACTGAACGAGTGTCCGTTCTCACGGAGCGACAGCAGGAACTGCAACGGTCTCGTCCGCCGATGGTGTTCGTGGTGCTGGACGAGAGCTGCGTCCGTCGAACCGTTGGTGGGAGGGATGTGATGAGCGCTCAGCTGGACCATCTGGTCCAGTTCGCGGCCCGTCCCACCACCATGCTGCAAGTGGCACCGTTCGACATGGGGGAGCGCAGATCACTCAACCTGCCGGTCCACCTGCTCACGATGGCCGACCGTTCGGTCATTGCCTATACCGAGTCCCAGGCGCAAGGGAGTCTGGACCGAGAGGCAACATCAGTGCACCCCCTGTTGACGACCTACCATCAGCTACAGGCCGAGGCGTTGTCGCAAGCGGCGACCGTGGCCATGATCGAAGAGGCACGAAAGGGCATTCAGTGA
- a CDS encoding DUF397 domain-containing protein: MTTDTPTPWFKSSYSDNGGACVETAAHLVATHGIVPVRDSKFPDGPALSLTTPAFSTFIAGIKSGQFQVR, translated from the coding sequence GTGACCACCGATACACCCACCCCCTGGTTCAAGTCCTCCTACAGCGACAACGGCGGCGCCTGCGTGGAGACCGCCGCGCATCTCGTCGCCACGCACGGGATCGTCCCTGTCCGCGACTCCAAGTTTCCTGACGGCCCGGCCCTGAGTCTGACCACCCCCGCGTTCTCCACCTTCATCGCCGGTATCAAGTCGGGCCAATTCCAGGTCCGTTGA
- a CDS encoding phosphotransferase gives MNHRLTLDLGDYAATRTPWDDPGWQRQALDWAGRAVAGAGLREDTARRRGVRVRPWSVLVRFPLEGGAGAWFKANPPASAFEAGLGEALARWVPEHVLHPYAVDAERGWSLWPDGGTVFADLLNAPGTPDPRAWDEPLRQYATMQRALIPYADKAEALGVPSVRAAALPETYERMVGRCTALDVQERTQLLARMGQVTDWCAELASFGVPDSLDHSDLHEAQIFAPGAAHPDRYAFFDWGDAVVGHPFSSLLVNARAVRRRYGPDVLPRLRDAYLEPWTGDGHSAAELRRAVSLACRLGAVSRAGSWGRLFPEAGTGPGDGADVARWLRELFAEPPL, from the coding sequence ATGAACCACCGACTCACCCTTGACCTGGGCGACTACGCCGCGACCCGCACCCCCTGGGACGACCCCGGCTGGCAGCGGCAGGCCCTTGACTGGGCCGGGCGGGCGGTGGCGGGGGCCGGGCTCCGGGAGGACACCGCCCGGCGGCGCGGCGTACGGGTGCGGCCCTGGTCGGTCCTCGTGCGGTTCCCGCTGGAGGGCGGAGCCGGGGCCTGGTTCAAGGCCAATCCCCCCGCCTCCGCCTTCGAGGCGGGCCTCGGCGAGGCACTCGCCCGCTGGGTGCCCGAACACGTCCTGCATCCGTACGCCGTCGACGCCGAGCGCGGCTGGTCCCTCTGGCCCGACGGCGGCACCGTCTTCGCGGACCTCCTCAACGCGCCCGGCACCCCCGACCCCCGCGCCTGGGACGAGCCCCTGCGCCAGTACGCCACGATGCAGCGGGCCCTGATCCCGTACGCCGACAAGGCCGAGGCCCTCGGCGTGCCGAGCGTGCGGGCCGCCGCGCTCCCGGAGACGTACGAGCGCATGGTGGGCCGGTGTACCGCCCTGGACGTGCAGGAGCGCACCCAGCTGCTCGCCCGCATGGGGCAAGTCACCGACTGGTGCGCGGAGTTGGCGAGCTTCGGCGTGCCGGACTCCCTCGACCACTCCGACCTCCACGAGGCACAGATCTTCGCGCCGGGGGCGGCCCACCCCGACCGCTACGCCTTCTTCGACTGGGGCGACGCCGTGGTCGGCCACCCCTTCTCCAGCCTCCTCGTCAACGCCCGTGCCGTCCGCCGCCGTTACGGCCCCGACGTGCTGCCGCGGCTCCGGGACGCCTACCTGGAACCGTGGACCGGCGACGGGCACAGCGCCGCCGAGCTGCGGCGCGCTGTGAGCCTGGCCTGCCGACTCGGTGCCGTATCGAGGGCCGGGTCATGGGGACGCCTGTTCCCCGAGGCGGGCACGGGGCCCGGCGACGGGGCCGACGTGGCGCGCTGGCTCCGCGAGCTCTTCGCGGAACCGCCGCTGTAG
- a CDS encoding ribonuclease domain-containing protein, with translation MRIPPRTRIAALAGAFALTSALLAGGTATASAPSGAVASTAVQINAVGDICYSKLPTQAHDTLGLIEKGGPYPYEQDGTVFKNREGVLPGQTNGYYHEYTVITPGAPTRGAKRVVTGEKSQEDYYTADHYASFDLVKYGC, from the coding sequence ATGCGAATCCCCCCACGCACACGCATCGCCGCCCTCGCGGGCGCCTTCGCCCTGACGTCCGCACTCCTGGCGGGCGGCACCGCCACGGCCTCGGCCCCCTCCGGGGCCGTCGCCTCAACCGCCGTACAGATCAACGCCGTCGGAGACATCTGCTACTCCAAGCTGCCCACTCAGGCGCACGACACCCTGGGGCTCATCGAGAAGGGCGGCCCGTACCCGTACGAGCAGGACGGGACCGTCTTCAAGAACCGCGAGGGCGTCCTGCCGGGCCAGACCAACGGGTACTACCACGAGTACACGGTGATCACCCCGGGTGCGCCGACCCGAGGCGCCAAGCGCGTCGTGACGGGTGAGAAGTCGCAGGAGGACTACTACACCGCCGACCACTACGCGTCGTTCGACCTGGTCAAGTACGGCTGCTGA